AATTCAGGTCAGTAGCGGTTTACCGCTCGGAACGCTGGGTAATGCTTATCTTAATCAGATAAGCCAGCGCTGCGATGCCTGGCAATGCCAGATTTGGGGCGCAGGCGGGCGTTTACGCCTTATGTTGTCTGCGGAATAAGCAGTTGGCCCAGGCCTCCATAATCCCGTATTTACTCCCGCGTGTGCGGTGCTACTATGCGTATCGGCATATGTAATGCTCCGAATTTTATATTTTGCGCGAGTTTTTTTTACACGGATTAGTTAGAGTATTTGTCAGATATATATCCGTTTATTTCGCCCCGGAACTATCACCGGAGGCAAAGGAGATTTTCAATGGTTGCCATTAATTCGAAAGTGAAAAAGGCGGTCATCCCAGTTGCCGGACTGGGCACCCGTATGTTGCCTGCAACAAAAGCCATCCCTAAAGAGATGCTGCCTTTAGTTGATAAGCCTTTAATTCAGTATGTGGTCAATGAATGTATCGCTGCTGGTATTACCGAGATTGTGCTGGTCACTCACTCTTCGAAAAACTCCATCGAAAACCACTTCGACACCAGCTTTGAGCTGGAAGCCATGCTGGAAAAACGCGTTAAGCGCCAGCTGCTCGAAGAGGTTCAGGCTATCTGCCCACCGCATGTAACCATCATGCAGGTACGTCAGGGACTGGCGAAAGGCCTGGGGCACGCCGTTATGTGTGCTCATCCGGTTGTTGGCGATGAGCCAGTTGCAGTCATTCTGCCGGATGTGATTCTGGATGAGTTTGAGTCCGATCTGTCCCGCGATAACCTGGCCGAAATGATGCAGCGTTTCAGCGAAACCGGTAATAGCCAGATCATGGTGGAACCGGTTGAAGATGTTACTGCGTACGGGGTTGTGGATTGCAAAGGTGTTGAGCTTAATGCCGGCGATAGCGTGCCAATGGTGGGTATTGTTGAGAAGCCAAAAGCCAGCGAAGCGCCTTCTAATCTGGCGGTTGTAGGTCGTTACGTGCTGAGCGCGGATATCTGGCCACTGCTGGCTAAAACGCCTCCAGGTGCTGGCGATGAAATTCAGCTAACAGACTCCATCGCGATGCTGATGGATAAAGAAACCGTTGAAGCCTATCACATGAAAGGCAAAAGCCATGACTGTGGTAACAAACTGGGATATATGCAGGCTTTCGTTGAATACGGTATCCGTCATAAAACTCTGGGCGAAGATTTCAAAGCCTGGCTGACCCAGACATTAGGTGATTAATTTTTATCCGTCCAGTCTGCCACATAGGCCTCGCATAATGCGGGGCTTTTTTATGCGCTAAACGCGCAGGTTTTATTGCAGAATCTTGATGTTTTCTCCAATTGTTAATATGTCATTCACCGCAGCATCATCCCTGAGGTGGTGCTGAGATGCATTTCCTCAGCAGTGAATATCCATAAAGCCGAATGCTCAGTGGTGGACTATCTGATGTCTTTTAGGCT
This genomic interval from Salmonella enterica subsp. enterica serovar Choleraesuis contains the following:
- a CDS encoding UTP--glucose-1-phosphate uridylyltransferase — protein: MVAINSKVKKAVIPVAGLGTRMLPATKAIPKEMLPLVDKPLIQYVVNECIAAGITEIVLVTHSSKNSIENHFDTSFELEAMLEKRVKRQLLEEVQAICPPHVTIMQVRQGLAKGLGHAVMCAHPVVGDEPVAVILPDVILDEFESDLSRDNLAEMMQRFSETGNSQIMVEPVEDVTAYGVVDCKGVELNAGDSVPMVGIVEKPKASEAPSNLAVVGRYVLSADIWPLLAKTPPGAGDEIQLTDSIAMLMDKETVEAYHMKGKSHDCGNKLGYMQAFVEYGIRHKTLGEDFKAWLTQTLGD